The Falco rusticolus isolate bFalRus1 chromosome 5, bFalRus1.pri, whole genome shotgun sequence genome has a segment encoding these proteins:
- the SCAF11 gene encoding protein SCAF11 isoform X2, with the protein MKNRKHCIQDTEGQKHEGMEGEENEESCSCSALSYDGDTCPICLNCLLEQEIGFPENCSHTFCMTCILKWAETQASCPIDRRPFQAVCRLDALEKQIKVQIKKQLRRKEEEENCACSKGKYSHAKMRSFMRRAVCPDRGPLTTKLSKVVKKKYSNILYDKRNKKALSVKINKPRRETCWNECFRTNFFSMLLAGGSNEESFFSCRNDCTQFMEVNTVIRQKRQELELSCSSVIPRVERIPLVSYGAEAETFLLTSATVAGTTLPINIRPLENFESLGKGYVVACTQEGEEKKQASGSSGTRGTRRKSVNTTPRRRSARNSKNETLGQSRSSPRSSSSVCGAPDGNNLSLNKSSESEKAPPKRKSKRTLKQQTPVVKKKLRSSARSEKSPSDSVEDDDIAESEAVLTLDKDHQSDNESNNTSLPQKNNTGTESANGLESCSEHVETEETRGERDKDEDALGNADVSFPVQEPPSLTLGGESQEFEAKGVTEKNVELKGQDICENTVEQIETVASPKDEVCDRTTFEKVDQTLCSPQNELMENVETLTKIDQSGLENESLEYPETMVKDQPLESPRSELPEHPEEAEEKTVVDCASTNIQNLNTVQDEEPDALIHSISTDSTSEQSLNENTMPKSEEGRTSVSPQVNAEHKHFGEDNNEMIPMDCDSFCNDHSEPQIEQLPPVESTEQGEVNLQCDVGNCTPVTGLSDEKGETILQERECQSELKKEKKTRTRRSRFHSPSTTWSPSRREGRKSQSPSPKREMARDRSLQSPRKETVREGRRSLSRSPKRDTLKDEKKTPSRSPKRETVRESRRSSSQSRTKDSSPRQKSRSRSSDRDSQRRDRDRERRSRRWSRSRSRSRSRSRSRTRNKGSSFSRNERDSHSPRWKERWASDSWRSPRGNDRYRRSDPEKQNESFKKEKDNTEKNNDEQCSSEKRRNDCPDWVMDRINSVPEVRIREREKPHWEDSRHDNSGHSWNKNFGSGWISNRGRGQRGRGGRGRGGFMYRDQSENHWQNRKPLSGNSNGSGNETSRFPEHQPYKRKNEQDYSFDTPADRSGWTSASSWAVRKTLPADVQNYYSRRGRNSSSPQSGWGMRQEEETHEQDPNLKDQGNQQSNGSQLPKNMMQQQQMNVMPQVNAQHQPMNIFPYPVGVHPPMMNMPQNPFNIHPPMPMHLPTGVPLIQVAAPTNLSQGLPPPPPPPPPSQQVSYIASQQDGKQLQGIPNAAHVSNNMSAPALPASTAVLGSVGTVQGPSSGNATSSSHVKSCNAAVKLGENKASVTVEASADSSKKDQKLLIQEKAAQEVKLAIKPFYQNKDITKEEYKEIVRKAVDKVCHSKSGEVNSAKVANLVKAYVDKYKHSRKKNPEEAVSCEKK; encoded by the exons acaCAGGCTTCATGTCCTATTGATCGCAGACCATTTCAAGCAGTATGCAGGCTTGATGCATTAGAAAAGCAGATAAAG gttcagattaaaaaacaactgaggaggaaggaagaggaggaaaactgtgcctgcagcaaaggaaaatatagCCATGCAAAAATGAGAAGCTTTATGAG AAGAGCTGTATGTCCAGACAGAGGGCCATTAACAACAAAATTAAGCAAAgttgtgaagaaaaaataca GTAATATTTTGTATGACAAACGAAACAAGAAAGCTTTGTCTGTGAAGATAAACAAG cccAGAAGAGAGACCTGCTGGAATGAGTGCTTCAGAACTAATTTCTTCAGCATGCTTCTGGCTGGTGGTAGCAATGAAGAATCCTTTTTTAGCTGTAGAAATGACTG taCACAATTCATGGAGGTCAATACAGTGATCAGACAGAAGAGACAGGAATTGGAATTGTCCTGTTCATCTGTGATTCCTAGAGTTGAAAG AATTCCTTTAGTGTCTTATGGAGCTGAAGCTGAGACCTTTCTTCTCACTTCTGCCACAGTGGCAGGGACAACGCTTCCAATAAATATCAGGCCTTTGGAAAACTTtg aATCTTTAGGCAAAGGATACGTGGTTGCGTGTACCcaagaaggagaagagaaaaagcaagcttcTGGTTCATCGGGCACTAGAGGAACTAGAAGGAAATCAGTTAATACTACTCCTAGAAGAAGATCTGCACgaaacagcaaaaatgagaCTCTGGGTCAATCTCGGAGCTCACCGCGATCAAGCAGTTCTGTATGTGGTGCCCCTGATGGCAATAACCTATCTCTGAATAAGTCTTCAGAATCAGAGAAGGCTCCTCCAAAACGGAAGTCTAAAAGAACACTTAAACAACAAACACCTGtggttaaaaagaaactgagaagttcTGCACGTTCTGAAAAATCGCCCAGTGATTCAGTGGAAGATGATGACATTGCTGAGTCTGAAGCAGTTCTAACATTAGATAAAGACCATCAGTCAGATAACGAAAGCAATAACACGAGCCTTCCACAAAAGAATAACACAGGAACAGAATCTGCTAATGGATTGGAAAGCTGTAGCGAACATGTAGAAACTGAGGAAACTAGAGGAGAACGTGACAAAGATGAAGATGCTCTAGGCAATGCGGATGTAAGTTTTCCTGTCCAAGAACCTCCAAGCCTAACTTTAGGAGGTGAAAGTCAGGAATTCGAAGCCAAAggtgttactgaaaaaaatgtggaacTTAAGGGTCAGGACATCTGTGAAAATACTGTTGAACAAATTGAAACAGTAGCTAGTCCCAAAGATGAAGTATGTGACCGCACAACTTTTGAAAAAGTAGATCAGACATTGTGTAGTCCTCAAAATGAATTAATGGAGAATGTAGAAACTTTGACAAAAATAGATCAATCTGGTCTAGAAAATGAATCGTTGGAATATCCAGAAACTATGGTAAAAGATCAGCCATTAGAAAGCCCCAGAAGTGAATTGCCTGAGCATCcagaagaggctgaagaaaaaacagtggtAGACTGTGCAAGTACAAATATTCAAAACTTAAACACTGTTCAAGATGAAGAACCAGATGCGTTAATACACAGTATTTCTACGGACAGTACATCAGAACAATCTTTAAACGAGAACACCATGCCAAAAAGTGAAGAGGGTAGAACTTCAGTGTCACCCCAGGTGAATGCTGAGCATAAACATTTTGGTGAAGATAACAATGAAATGATACCGATGGATTGTGACTCATTTTGCAATGATCATAGTGAGCCTCAGATTGAGCAGTTACCACCAGTTGAAAGTACAGAGCAAGGAGAAGTGAACTTACAGTGTGATGTGGGAAACTGTACACCAGTTACAGGACTTTCTGATGAAAAAGGTGAAACTATTCTTCAAGAAAGAGAGTGCCAGTCAGAActcaaaaaagagaaaaagactcGAACTAGAAGATCTAGGTTTCACTCTCCGTCGACAACTTGGTCTCCTTCTAGGAGAGAGGGCAGGAAATCTCAGTCACCGTCCCCTAAAAGGGAGATGGCCAGAGACAGGAGCTTACAATCACCCAGAAAGGAAACtgtgagggagggaaggagatcCTTATCTCGTTCTCCAAAGAGAGACACGCtcaaagatgagaaaaaaacaccatctCGATCTCCCAAAAGGGAAACTGTCAGGGAAAGCAGGAGATCATCTTCTCAGTCAAGAACTAAGGATTCATCTCCAAGGCAAAAATCTAGATCTCGAAGCAGTGATAGAGATAGTCAAAGAAGAGATCgtgacagagaaagaagaagtAGGAGGTGGTCTAGGTCACGGTCACGATCTAGGTCAAGATCACGATCTAGGACAAGAAATAAAGGTTCTTCGTTCTCTAGAAATGAGAGGGACAGCCACTCACCTCGATGGAAAGAGAGGTGGGCTAGTGACAGCTGGAGGAGTCCCAGAGGAAATGATCGATACAGAAGAAGTGATccagagaaacagaatgaaagttttaaaaaagaaaaggacaatacagaaaaaaacaatgatGAACAGTGTTCTTCAGAGAAACGCAGGAATGATTGTCCAGACTGGGTAATGGACAGGATAAACTCCGTTCCTGAAGTCAGgatcagagagagagagaaaccacATTGGGAAGACAGCAGGCATGATAATTCAGGACACTCTTGGAATAAAAACTTTGGTTCGGGTTGGATTTCGAATCGAGGGAGAGGTCAGCGTGGCCGAGGTGGGCGTGGAAGAGGTGGTTTCATGTACAGAGACCAGAGTGAAAATCACTGGCAAAATAGAAAACCTCTCTCAGGGAACTCAAATGGTTCTGGGAATGAAACTTCCAGGTTCCCAGAACATCAGCCATACAAGCGTAAGAATGAACAAGATTATTCTTTTGATACACCTGCTGACAGATCTGGGTGGACATCTGCATCCAGCTGGGCTGTAAGAAAGACTTTACCTGCTGATGTGCAGAATTATTATTCAAGGAGGGGACGCAATTCATCAAGCCCACAGTCTGGATGGGGAATGAGACAAGAAGAGGAGACACATGAACAAG aTCCAAACCTCAAAGACCAAGGCAACCAGCAAAGTAATGGTTCTCAGTTACCAAAAAATATGATGCAGCAGCAACAAATGAATGTAATGCCACAAGTGAATGCACAGCACCAACCTATGAATATCTTTCCGTATCCAGTGGGTGTCCATCCTCCCATGATGAATATGCCACAAAATCCTTTCAACATCCACCCTCCGATGCCCATGCACCTCCCTACCGGAGTGCCTCTCATACAGGTAGCTGCTCCCACAAATTTGTCTCAGGGATTACCTCCGcctccacctccacccccaccaTCTCAACAAGTCAGCTACATTGCTTCACAGCAAGATGGAAAACAATTGCAG ggTATTCCAAATGCTGCTCATGTAAGTAATAATAtgagtgctccagccctgcctgcctcaaCAGCAGTCCTGGGAAGTGTGGGGACAGTTCAGGGACCAAGTTCGGGTAATGCAACGTCATCAAGTCACGTCAAGAGCTGTAATGCAGCTGTAAAAttgggagaaaacaaagcaagtgtAACAGTGGAAGCCAGTGCAGATAGCTCAAAGAAGGACCAG aaactgttaattcaagaaaaagcagcacaggaggtCAAACTGGCTATTAAACCTTTCTACCAAAATAAAGACATCACTAAGGaagaatataaagaaattgTGCGGAAAGCTGTAGATAAA GTTTGTCATAGCAAGAGCGGAGAAGTTAATTCTGCAAAAGTGGCAAATCTAGTGAAAGCGTATGTAGACAAATACAAACATTCACGgaagaaaaatcctgaagaGGCAGTCTCCTGTGAAAAGAAGTAG